A single Candidatus Neptunochlamydia vexilliferae DNA region contains:
- a CDS encoding helix-turn-helix domain-containing protein, protein MLIRKSFQFRLYPTKKQKRLLQECLNECRWL, encoded by the coding sequence ATGTTAATCCGCAAGTCCTTTCAATTCAGACTGTATCCGACTAAGAAACAAAAGAGGTTGCTGCAGGAGTGTCTAAACGAGTGCAGATGGCTCT